From a single Xyrauchen texanus isolate HMW12.3.18 chromosome 26, RBS_HiC_50CHRs, whole genome shotgun sequence genomic region:
- the LOC127619599 gene encoding transformer-2 protein homolog alpha-like isoform X2 gives MSDVEDTRFERRESRSPSKSERGSPARAKSRSRSASPSPVRASKHSDSRSRSRSKSRSRSRGHSNRRYSRSRSHSRSHRKKSRSRSYSPENRRKRSQSTSPMSNRRRHNGSRSSYSHDSKKDSHSHGDERANPDPNTCLGVFGLSLYTTERDLREVFSRYGPLAGVNVVYDQRTGRSRGFSFVYFERISDAKEAMERANGMELDGRRIRVDYSITKRPHTPTPGIYMGHPTQNGGGSSSSSGGRRRESYYDRGYDRYDEYDYRCRRRSPSPYYSRYRSRSRSRSYSPRRY, from the exons GAATCCCGCTCGCCATCTAAATCGGAGCGGGGCAGTCCCGCCCGTGCCAAGTCGAGGAGCAGGTCTGCCTCTCCCAGCCCTGTCCGAGCATCTAAGCATTCTGATTCAAGATCCCGATCCCGTTCTAAGTCCAG GTCTCGTTCACGTGGGCATTCAAACCGTCGTTACAGCCGTTCGCGATCTCACTCCCGCTCTCACCGGAAAAAGTCTCGTTCACGGTCTTACAGCCCTGAGAACCGCCGCAAGAGGAGCCAGAGCACATCGCCCATGTCTAACCGCCGCAGACACAATGGCAGCAGG AGCTCATACAGCCATGACTCCAAAAAAGACTCGCACAGTCATGGTGACGAAAGG GCCAATCCAGACCCTAACACATGTCTGGGCGTGTTTGGTCTGAGTCTGTACACAACTGAGCGAGACCTGAGAGAGGTCTTCTCACGTTACGGTCCTTTAGCTGGTGTCAATGTTGTCTACGACCAGCGTACGGGACGCTCTCgtggtttttcctttgtttacttTGAGCGCATCAGTGATGCCAAAGAG GCAATGGAGCGAGCTAATGGCATGGAGCTGGATGGAAGACGCATCAGAGTGGACTATTCTATCACTAAACGTCCACACACCCCAACACCAGGCATCTACATGGGTCACCCCACACA GAATGGAGGtgggagcagcagcagcagtggtgGGCGCAGACGAGAGTCGTATTATGATCGTGGCTATGATAGATATGACGAGTATGACTACAGATGCAG GAGGCGCTCTCCATCACCCTATTACAGCCGATACAGGTCTCGTTCAAGATCTCGCTCATACAGCCCAC GACGATACTAA
- the LOC127619599 gene encoding transformer-2 protein homolog alpha-like isoform X1: MSDVEDTRFERRESRSPSKSERGSPARAKSRSRSASPSPVRASKHSDSRSRSRSKSRSRSRGHSNRRYSRSRSHSRSHRKKSRSRSYSPENRRKRSQSTSPMSNRRRHNGSRSSYSHDSKKDSHSHGDERANPDPNTCLGVFGLSLYTTERDLREVFSRYGPLAGVNVVYDQRTGRSRGFSFVYFERISDAKEAMERANGMELDGRRIRVDYSITKRPHTPTPGIYMGHPTQNGGGSSSSSGGRRRESYYDRGYDRYDEYDYRCSRRRSPSPYYSRYRSRSRSRSYSPRRY; this comes from the exons GAATCCCGCTCGCCATCTAAATCGGAGCGGGGCAGTCCCGCCCGTGCCAAGTCGAGGAGCAGGTCTGCCTCTCCCAGCCCTGTCCGAGCATCTAAGCATTCTGATTCAAGATCCCGATCCCGTTCTAAGTCCAG GTCTCGTTCACGTGGGCATTCAAACCGTCGTTACAGCCGTTCGCGATCTCACTCCCGCTCTCACCGGAAAAAGTCTCGTTCACGGTCTTACAGCCCTGAGAACCGCCGCAAGAGGAGCCAGAGCACATCGCCCATGTCTAACCGCCGCAGACACAATGGCAGCAGG AGCTCATACAGCCATGACTCCAAAAAAGACTCGCACAGTCATGGTGACGAAAGG GCCAATCCAGACCCTAACACATGTCTGGGCGTGTTTGGTCTGAGTCTGTACACAACTGAGCGAGACCTGAGAGAGGTCTTCTCACGTTACGGTCCTTTAGCTGGTGTCAATGTTGTCTACGACCAGCGTACGGGACGCTCTCgtggtttttcctttgtttacttTGAGCGCATCAGTGATGCCAAAGAG GCAATGGAGCGAGCTAATGGCATGGAGCTGGATGGAAGACGCATCAGAGTGGACTATTCTATCACTAAACGTCCACACACCCCAACACCAGGCATCTACATGGGTCACCCCACACA GAATGGAGGtgggagcagcagcagcagtggtgGGCGCAGACGAGAGTCGTATTATGATCGTGGCTATGATAGATATGACGAGTATGACTACAGATGCAG CAGGAGGCGCTCTCCATCACCCTATTACAGCCGATACAGGTCTCGTTCAAGATCTCGCTCATACAGCCCAC GACGATACTAA